CATgtgtataacaattttaataaaattaagttccagtagtttttctttttattttcaaacttatgcAACCCTAGCTTTTCTAACtgttaacaattcaaaaaactaaatatctttactaatgatatttgtttacaaattaattttatatattaattatttttatatatcaaattgttaCATAggctaataataatttgtttagaaaattcaTTACTTTGTAATTACTTATAAGTAAtgaaactctaaaaaaatttataattttagttaaaacatttaattatcacttttgtgaatattttcaaagacattTGTAACATCAGATATACTTAATACTGATACCCAAATGATGTATATCAATAATTCTACGTGTATGTCGGGTATTTATTTGATGCtacaattattacttttagtaattttacatgtatttatctaatatatattgaatactTTATGGACATGTTCACTATTGtacaaatatgttaatatttttctgatttatattgaatatttatcaaatatgcaaggtatgaattcaaattaatgGATGGGGACAGAACTGTTTGAGttattactctttaaaaaaatgatattattccttcaaaataaattttgtcatacactagattatttcaaaaaacagtGATCCATTATATTGTACCATTCTTTTGACAGATTAGTATTTCTTAGcctcaaaatataaggggtagctgcagtctgggaaatatggtctctaTAGTTTGGTCTGaagaaaaatgacttttagtaaatatttattattattttattaaataacagtaaaaaaatttgaattgttaggtacacattttattacatcattataaagaatctaattttacttgacaaaatacaaaatttgagtgaaattagTTGAATActttctaagaaattaaatttttaaacttacaactttcacaggaactatttaaccgatttcactcaaattttgtattttatcattaaaagttGCATTccttaagaagtaaaaaattgtactttacctttcaattctaaatttcatCTTCTTCGTCAGCACTACAGCCTAGTGCAGGCCAACGCTTTCTTAATTAGCTGCCTCCAGACTTTGAGCTAGATTTTTCTACCTGTTTATTCCCAACAATTTTAAGTCCTCAACACTGTCCAACCATCTTGTAGCTGGTCTCCCTCCTCTTCTAGTTctttcaattttcgaaaaagtaagtttttttaaccAGGTTCAAATCTTCACACCGAAAAACGTGCCCCAGCCATCTGATCCTGTAGGCCTTAATAACCCTCAAAATATTAGGTAATCCATATTTGTTGTATAACTCATGATTATATAAACTTCTCgagatattatttttcttaactgcTCCATAAATTGACCAAAGGATCTTTCTTTCATAAATGAGTAGCCTATTTTCCTCTGTTTTATTAATTGCCCAGGTCTCACTACCATATAGAATAATTAGTCtgattaagattaaattttatctactattattaaataaaataattccattcaaaaattgacttttagtaaatatttattatctttaaatgaaaaaattttcaattggctTAAACAGCTCTTGACATATCACGAAATACCCTTTTGGCGTTTAAAAAGCCAAATAtatacacaataaaaatttatgtttattcagagaaagtaggtttttgtgtccaattttgtaacttaaaatatcatcaaccTTGATTtactagcatatttgaagtaAGGCCCTCGAGTCATTATGATTAAGTCCTGGAACTGGAAGATcagatcattaaatcaaaatttattcactgtggtcttttttttttttttttttcaaaNAGTTTTGTTTCATTCTTCTAAAGGCAGTACACATAATTTGGATATTGGTCGTTTAAATATGCCAGTTTTTGTTCTGACGTCTACAACGCGAATGTTATTATCCTTAccacagggttcccactctatgatgagattgaaattcaaggactttccaggacttttcaaggacctcaacaaaattttcaaggaccttaatctaagcccaattttaaaaattattctcttctattttactAGAAGCAACAATGCTTGTTGTGGCAATAATNttttcaagcactttcaaggacctaaatttagcaaaaaaaaattcaaggaccgtgggaaccctgttaaaagaatatatttttagattcccAATGTAGTTTCACTCCTTAAAAGAATGCTATAAAAGATTATACATTAAATCTTTCATTATAGCAGCCCGCTCCACTGAATGCTGCAAAATGTGTTCATTGCATCTtaagattaatattatatttttctttaatacctAACAAATACTTCACTTCTAAGTATAACACATAGAATAAACTTGTAACATATTAATAAGCGCATTCAAAATGTACTTTTAGTGGTATTTATCTAATATATGTCAATGAAATATTAGTTGCAGATAGAGCCTGTTATCAAATGGTATAACTCTGATGCGGGCAAAATACACACTTCACACACGGGGCATTGCCTGAATGCCTGTTAAATACACCAATCAAAACAAAAGggttaagaatttttataaaacttaataaaagctACTCATTTTCACTCCTATGAACAGTGATCCCCTTGAAGAGAAAACTTCTGATCCCAGACAGAGCTTCGGTCCTCTCCCCCTTAATTTGGTCTTGCCTTTTTATAATGTTCTCCACCCTAATTAATAGCAGATAGTTTTTATAGTTAAGTGTAAAGAAGAGGTTAAATTTCATGCGACTGTGTGGGGACAGTGTGTATGTGCTCcttcaataattagaaatttcttcAAGTCCACACTAATACGAACAAATAAATGCATGAATCATCAACTTaaatttacctaaaataaaaaacctaagaaaaaaatatttttgcagataTTTAGCTGATGGaagacttttttaatttgaaatttttaaaattattgtaactatgtattttaatttagtccCTTCAGAAATTGGACAACTGAGATGTTCATGTTAATTTCATCTGGTAGTCTAAAAGTTAGTCGATTGAATAATCTCACactaaattttacaatacatcagaaaaaaaaatcacagtttttattgttcattatcaaaaataataataattttgaagagttAGAAAAACAGACTTATTTTACAAATGATAAAATCCTTGACATAACAGAGTGAAAGTATTTCAACAacactaataaattaatttttttttaaaaaataacactaataTTAGTCAGAAAAGAtcccataaaaattttgaaggtaAAATCTGCCAACTTTCAACAACATTTTCAAAGTTCATTGTTAAGCTCAGAACAGTTAAGTCCTTAATACCattattttattggtttaatGTTCCAGTTGCTTTCAGCTCTCTGTCTTGATATGAATGatcattcataattttgttaGGATCAGCCCACTGTTGCCGGATTGTTACATAATCCGGCTCATCATCTCCAAATGCAGTGATGAGTACATTCACAACAGTAATTAAGAAGATAATGATGACAATTATGTTGTTTGTTATGTTAGCAATGTTTTGTTCCTTTCGTTTGTTAATGTTCCACCGTCCAACTACCACCAAAAGAATTCCAACTAAAACCTGTAAAGAGGTAACTattactaattgaaaatttttaaaccggGTATCTCTGTAATCactttttcgtatatttttaaaatcctagtcaaaacaaaaaaatgtacacattttaattacaatttttacacaaaaagaaagttattgaaaccaaacaaattattaatatgaaaagcAAGAATGAAGACACCAAAACATGTTTGATTGCAGGATGAAATGAAAAGGATGTGTAATGTGATTCCAGAAACACCAAGTTAGCAATTAAACTGATTGTTTTTAATCATGCCGTCCTTAATTGCTAGATTTTGATAACATTAATGTTTCTCCt
This region of Parasteatoda tepidariorum isolate YZ-2023 chromosome X1, CAS_Ptep_4.0, whole genome shotgun sequence genomic DNA includes:
- the LOC107445944 gene encoding ninjurin-1, with product MTRRERETEKQCPLDANIYATRKTVAQGMLDIALLTANASQLKHVLATADTHDYYLINLILIGSSMTLQVLVGILLVVVGRWNINKRKEQNIANITNNIIVIIIFLITVVNVLITAFGDDEPDYVTIRQQWADPNKIMNDHSYQDRELKATGTLNQ